One genomic window of Ottowia oryzae includes the following:
- the cas6f gene encoding type I-F CRISPR-associated endoribonuclease Cas6/Csy4, giving the protein MTTHYIDIHLLPDPEFSHAHLLGALVAKLHRALVHLRMDAVGVSYPQHVVTPTQQRSLGSVVRLHGPSEVLEQLMALGWLQGMRDHTKASALASAPAGAPHRQVARRQFKTNAERLRRRRMQRKGETAAQAAAHIPDSVERRPNLPYVQLRSSSTAQPFCLFIDHGPLQAQAVSGSFNTYGLSNSATIPWF; this is encoded by the coding sequence TACTGCCCGACCCGGAATTCAGCCATGCCCACCTGCTGGGTGCGCTCGTGGCCAAACTGCACCGCGCGCTCGTGCACCTGCGGATGGATGCCGTTGGGGTGAGCTATCCACAGCATGTGGTGACCCCGACCCAGCAGCGCAGCCTAGGCAGCGTTGTGCGCTTGCATGGCCCATCTGAGGTGCTGGAGCAGCTTATGGCGCTGGGCTGGCTTCAGGGCATGCGCGACCACACCAAGGCCTCGGCACTGGCGTCGGCCCCTGCGGGCGCACCTCACCGGCAGGTGGCGCGGCGGCAATTCAAAACCAACGCTGAACGCCTGCGCCGCCGCCGCATGCAACGCAAAGGCGAAACCGCAGCACAGGCCGCAGCCCACATTCCCGACAGCGTGGAGCGTCGCCCGAACCTGCCCTATGTGCAACTGCGAAGCAGCAGCACGGCGCAGCCCTTTTGCCTTTTCATTGACCATGGTCCCTTGCAGGCGCAGGCCGTTTCAGGCTCTTTCAACACCTACGGCTTGAGCAACAGCGCCACCATTCCTTGGTTTTGA